One window of Lacerta agilis isolate rLacAgi1 chromosome 14, rLacAgi1.pri, whole genome shotgun sequence genomic DNA carries:
- the LIN7B gene encoding protein lin-7 homolog B isoform X2 — MVPHRLRVGRDVARAVELLERLQRSGEVPPQKLQALQRVLQSKFCSAIREVYEQLYDTLDITGSAEIRAHATAKATVAAFAASEGHAHPRVVELPKTDEGLGFNIMGGKEQNSPIYISRIIPGGVADRHGGLKRGDQLLSVNGVSVEGEQHERAVELLKAAQGTVKLVVRYTPKVLEEMEARFEKMRTARRRQQHNSYSSLESRG, encoded by the exons ATGGTGCCCCACCGGCTGCGGGTCGGACGCG ATGTGGCGCGGGCGGTTGAATTGCTGGAGCGGCTGCAGCGCAGCGGGGAGGTGCCCCCTCAGAAACTCCAAGCCCTTCAGAGGGTGTTGCAGAGCAAATTCTGCTCGGCCATCAGGGAG GTGTATGAGCAGTTGTACGACACGCTGGATATCACGGGGAGTGCTGAAATTCGGGCGCACGCCACGGCTAAG GCGACGGTGGCTGCTTTCGCAGCGAGTGAAGGCCATGCGCATCCACGGGTGGTGGAACTGCCCAAGACAGACGAAGGCCTGGGCTTCAACATCATGGGGGGCAAGGAGCAGAACTCTCCCATCTACATCTCCCGGATCATCCCAGGGGGCGTGGCTGACCGCCACGGTGGCCTCAAGCGAGGAGATCAGTTGCTGTCGGTCAATGGCGTG AGCGTGGAGGGCGAGCAACACGAACGGGCGGTGGAGCTCCTGAAAGCAGCGCAGGGTACCGTGAAGCTGGTTGTGCGCTACACGCCCAAAGTACTCGAAGAAATGGAGGCGCGCTTTGAGAAGATGCGGACGGCGCGGCGCCGGCAGCAGCATAACAGCTACTC atCCCTGGAGTCCCGAGGATAA
- the LIN7B gene encoding protein lin-7 homolog B isoform X1: protein MAALAEPLGLERDVARAVELLERLQRSGEVPPQKLQALQRVLQSKFCSAIREVYEQLYDTLDITGSAEIRAHATAKATVAAFAASEGHAHPRVVELPKTDEGLGFNIMGGKEQNSPIYISRIIPGGVADRHGGLKRGDQLLSVNGVSVEGEQHERAVELLKAAQGTVKLVVRYTPKVLEEMEARFEKMRTARRRQQHNSYSSLESRG, encoded by the exons ATGGCAGCGCTGGCCGAGCCTCTGGGGCTGGAGAGGG ATGTGGCGCGGGCGGTTGAATTGCTGGAGCGGCTGCAGCGCAGCGGGGAGGTGCCCCCTCAGAAACTCCAAGCCCTTCAGAGGGTGTTGCAGAGCAAATTCTGCTCGGCCATCAGGGAG GTGTATGAGCAGTTGTACGACACGCTGGATATCACGGGGAGTGCTGAAATTCGGGCGCACGCCACGGCTAAG GCGACGGTGGCTGCTTTCGCAGCGAGTGAAGGCCATGCGCATCCACGGGTGGTGGAACTGCCCAAGACAGACGAAGGCCTGGGCTTCAACATCATGGGGGGCAAGGAGCAGAACTCTCCCATCTACATCTCCCGGATCATCCCAGGGGGCGTGGCTGACCGCCACGGTGGCCTCAAGCGAGGAGATCAGTTGCTGTCGGTCAATGGCGTG AGCGTGGAGGGCGAGCAACACGAACGGGCGGTGGAGCTCCTGAAAGCAGCGCAGGGTACCGTGAAGCTGGTTGTGCGCTACACGCCCAAAGTACTCGAAGAAATGGAGGCGCGCTTTGAGAAGATGCGGACGGCGCGGCGCCGGCAGCAGCATAACAGCTACTC atCCCTGGAGTCCCGAGGATAA